The Tursiops truncatus isolate mTurTru1 chromosome 6, mTurTru1.mat.Y, whole genome shotgun sequence genome includes a window with the following:
- the LOC101317974 gene encoding histone H3.3A, translating to MARTKQTARKSTGGKAPRKQLATKAARKSAPSTGGVKKPHRYRPGTVALREIRRYQKSTELLIRKLPFQRLVREIAQDFKTDLRFQSAAIGALQEASEAYLVGLFEDTNLCAIHAKRVTIMPKDIQLARRIRGERA from the coding sequence ATGGCCCGAACCAAGCAGACTGCTCGTAAGTCCACGGGTGGCAAAGCGCCCCGCAAACAGCTGGCCACTAAAGCCGCCAGGAAAAGCGCCCCCTCTACCGGCGGGGTGAAAAAACCTCATCGCTACAGGCCCGGGACCGTTGCGCTTCGAGAAATCCGTCGTTACCAGAAATCCACCGAGCTTCTGATCCGGAAGCTGCCTTTCCAGAGGTTGGTGAGGGAGATCGCCCAGGATTTCAAAACCGACTTGAGGTTCCAGAGTGCCGCCATTGGTGCGCTTCAGGAGGCTAGTGAAGCGTACCTGGTGGGTTTGTTTGAAGATACTAATCTGTGTGCCATCCACGCTAAGAGAGTCACCATCATGCCCAAAGACATCCAGTTGGCTCGCCGGATACGGGGAGAGAGAGCTTAA